One stretch of Juglans microcarpa x Juglans regia isolate MS1-56 chromosome 3D, Jm3101_v1.0, whole genome shotgun sequence DNA includes these proteins:
- the LOC121256659 gene encoding pathogenesis-related thaumatin-like protein 3.5: MAFHDIKVLLPVLCVILLILSSGTKLSESARVFTIINNCKETIWPAVTPGENFNGGGFELKAGQSIVLTAPVSWSGRIWGRTGCKFDSNGSGKCQTGACGSSLKCGASGDPPASLAEFTLAAIDFYDVSLVDGFNLPMSVTPINGKGNCSVAGCDGDLRTNCPSELSVKANGKVIACRSACDVFNTDEYCCRGVHGNPLTCQPTFYSKKFKEACPTAYSYAYDDPTSIFTCSGTDYVVSFCSSRSQQVCTYHNKKLVCSGASASRDLKSLINGRWSALIILAAMLITNLWTMS; the protein is encoded by the exons ATGGCATTTCATGACATTAAGGTGCTCTTACCCGTTCTGTGCGTTATTCTACTTATACTTTCATCAG GAACCAAACTTTCTGAGTCCGCAAGAGTCTTCACCATAATAAACAACTGCAAAGAGACGATCTGGCCTGCAGTTACACCAGGGGAGAACTTTAATGGCGGTGGTTTTGAACTCAAAGCAGGCCAATCCATAGTTTTAACCGCTCCGGTGAGTTGGTCCGGCCGGATATGGGGTCGAACCGGCTGTAAATTTGACAGCAACGGCAGCGGCAAATGCCAGACCGGTGCCTGCGGTTCTTCCCTCAAGTGCGGAGCCTCGGGGGATCCCCCGGCTTCACTCGCCGAGTTCACCCTCGCAGCAATTGACTTCTACGATGTCAGCCTCGTCGACGGCTTTAACTTGCCAATGAGTGTTACACCCATCAATGGAAAGGGAAACTGCAGCGTTGCCGGATGCGACGGCGACTTGAGGACCAACTGCCCGTCGGAGCTATCCGTGAAAGCCAACGGGAAGGTAATTGCATGCCGAAGCGCATGCGATGTTTTCAACACGGATGAGTATTGTTGCAGAGGAGTTCATGGGAATCCACTTACATGTCAACCAACATTTTATTCGAAGAAGTTTAAGGAGGCTTGCCCTACCGCTTATAGTTATGCGTACGATGATCCCACCAGTATATTTACGTGCTCCGGGACCGACTATGTCGTCAGCTTCTGCTCATCCAG GAGCCAACAAGTGTGCACGTATCATAACAAGAAGCTCGTCTGCAGCGGCGCTAGCGCGTCAAGAGACTTAAAATCTTTGATTAATGGAAGATGGTCGGCTCTGATTATCCTTGCAGCGATGTTGATAACTAATTTGTGGACTATGAgttaa